The proteins below are encoded in one region of Ursus arctos isolate Adak ecotype North America unplaced genomic scaffold, UrsArc2.0 scaffold_24, whole genome shotgun sequence:
- the NDUFAF8 gene encoding NADH dehydrogenase [ubiquinone] 1 alpha subcomplex assembly factor 8 isoform X2 encodes MSGNGAVWGRVRGRLRAFPERLAACGAEAAAYGRCVQASTTPGGRLTKDLCAQEFEALRSCFAAAILIPVGSDAEPVKVCAYRQPQQK; translated from the exons ATGTCGGGGAACGGAGCGGTGTGGGGGCGCGTGCGAGGCCGCCTCCGCGCCTTCCCCGAACGCCTAGCGGCCTGTGGGGCCGAG GCAGCAGCCTACGGCAGGTGCGTGCAGGCGTCCACGACCCCAGGCGGCCGCCTGACGAAGGACCTCTGTGCGCAGGAGTTCGAGGCCCTGCGGAGCTGCTTCGCTGCGGCG ATTCTGATCCCCGTCGGATCGGATGCCGAGCCAGTGAAAGTCTGTGCATATCGCCAGCCCCAGCAGAAGTGA
- the NDUFAF8 gene encoding NADH dehydrogenase [ubiquinone] 1 alpha subcomplex assembly factor 8 isoform X3, translating to MSGNGAVWGRVRGRLRAFPERLAACGAEAAAYGRCVQASTTPGGRLTKDLCAQEFEALRSCFAAAAKKTLRGGL from the exons ATGTCGGGGAACGGAGCGGTGTGGGGGCGCGTGCGAGGCCGCCTCCGCGCCTTCCCCGAACGCCTAGCGGCCTGTGGGGCCGAG GCAGCAGCCTACGGCAGGTGCGTGCAGGCGTCCACGACCCCAGGCGGCCGCCTGACGAAGGACCTCTGTGCGCAGGAGTTCGAGGCCCTGCGGAGCTGCTTCGCTGCGGCG GCCAAGAAGACCCTGAGGGGAGGCCTTTAG
- the NDUFAF8 gene encoding NADH dehydrogenase [ubiquinone] 1 alpha subcomplex assembly factor 8 isoform X1, producing MSGNGAVWGRVRGRLRAFPERLAACGAEAAAYGRCVQASTTPGGRLTKDLCAQEFEALRSCFAAAASDSDPRRIGCRASESLCISPAPAEVKNHSVWSKWVWRRCRHAQGTWMGVPGGMRRGLPAMQVLAWCPDPVGLGWAVTPVTRCVLRSCWCRELDSRLGSWVSSAAIREPEAIP from the exons ATGTCGGGGAACGGAGCGGTGTGGGGGCGCGTGCGAGGCCGCCTCCGCGCCTTCCCCGAACGCCTAGCGGCCTGTGGGGCCGAG GCAGCAGCCTACGGCAGGTGCGTGCAGGCGTCCACGACCCCAGGCGGCCGCCTGACGAAGGACCTCTGTGCGCAGGAGTTCGAGGCCCTGCGGAGCTGCTTCGCTGCGGCG GCATCAGATTCTGATCCCCGTCGGATCGGATGCCGAGCCAGTGAAAGTCTGTGCATATCGCCAGCCCCAGCAGAAGTGAAGAATCACAGTGTATGGAGCAAGTGGGTTTGGAGGAGATGCAGACACGCCCAGGGAACCTGGATGGGGGTTCCAGGTGGCATGAGGAGGGGACTGCCTGCGATGCAGGTCCTGGCCTGGTGCCCTGATCCAGTGGGTCTGGGTTGGGCCGTGACGCCAGTGACCAGATGTGTTCTCCGGAGCTGCTGGTGCAGAGAACTGGATAGCAGACTGGGCAGCTGGGTGAGCTCGGCAGCAATCAGGGAACCTGAGGCCATTCCCTGA